The following is a genomic window from Bacillus sp. FJAT-52991.
GTTTGCCATCCGAATCCAACGCTATCTTATATCACCACTCAGCTTCAATTGAAAAGACTTGGCTATCCAATGTACGATTATTGGTGGGATGTCTACAATTTTTATATCAATACACCGGAACAAAAAGAAAAAGCGAGTGTGGTGTTTTCAAGTCTATTTTATAAAAATAAGGCGGAAGTATTAGATGAGCACGTCAGTAAAAGTTTATATGGAGAAGAAATACTCGCCAGTGTCTCAAGAATGGAATTATTCAATAGTTGCCCATTTTCTCATTTTGCCAACCATGGTCTGAAGTTAAGAGAGCGAGAGGTTTATCGCTTACAGGCACCAGATATCGGAGATCTGTTTCACGGGGCTCTGAAATGGATTGCGGAAGAAATTGAAAAACGAGGTCTAAATTGGGGCAAGCTGACTGAAAAGCAGTGTTTACAGTTGGCAAAAGAAGCCGTGGTTCATTTAGGACCAAAACTGCAAAATCAAATTTTATTAAGCTCCAATCGCCATCTATACATCGGTCGCAAGCTGGAACAAATTATCGGCAGAGCTTCTTATATTTTAAGCGGGCAAGCAAGAGTGAGCGGCTTTGCACCTGTCGGAATTGAACTTGGCTTTGGACCGCAAGCTGAGCTACCGCCACTTTCCTTTACGCTAAAAAATGGAACAAAGATGGCTTTAGCGGGAAGAATTGATCGCGTCGATCAAGCAAGGAATAATGAAGAAGTTTACTTGCGAATTATTGATTATAAGTCGAGTGGCCGGGATTTAGATATGACGGAAGTATATTATGGATTCGCCTTGCAAATGCTGACATATTTGGATATTGTGCTAACCTATTCGCAGCAGCTTGTTGGAGAGAAGGCGCATCCGGCAGGTGTGCTATATTTCCATGTTCATAATCCAATGATTAATAGTAAACAGGTGATGACAATCGAGAAAATTGAAGAGGAAATCTTCAAAAGCTTTAAGATGAAGGGGCTCGTACTCGCAGAAGAAGAGGTTGTCCGCCTAATGGATACGAGTCTTGAAGGAGGAAATTCTAAAATTATTTCTGCCGGGATTAATAAATCAAATGGTAAGCTAGCGAAAAGTTCGAAAGTCGCTCACAGACAGCAGTTTGATCAGATGCGTCAACATGTTCGCAACATTTATCAGCAATCTGGAGATGATATTGTCGCTGGCCGGGTCGATATTGCCCCTTATCAATATAAAAAACGGACGCCTTGTGACTTTTGTTCTTATCGACCAGTTTGTCAGTTTGATGACATGATTGAAGATAATCATTATCGTACGATTGTGCCGCATAAGAAAGAAGAAGTTTTTCAAAAAATGAGTGAAACGAGGGATGAACGTGAGTAAGCAATTGATTCCAGAAAAGCCAGCGGGAGCGACTTGGACAGATGATCAATGGAAAGCGATCACAGCGACAGGAACAGATATTTTAGTAGCTGCGGCTGCTGGCTCAGGGAAAACAGCCGTGCTTGTTGAACGGATCATTCGTAAAGTGCTAAATGAAGACGAGCCAATCGATATCGATGAGCTTCTCGTTGTGACGTTTACCAACGCCGCAGCCGCTGAAATGAGGCACCGGATTGGGATAGCACTAGAAAAAGCGATGGAGTCTGATCCGACTTCTAAGCATTTGCGTAAACAGCTGAGCTTATTAAATAAAGCATCCATTTCGACATTGCATTCGTTTTGCTTAGAAGTGATTCGCAAGTATTATTATTTGATTGATATCGATCCTTCTTTTCGAATTGCTGATGAGGCAGAAGGGGCATTATTAAGGGATGAAGCCTTAGATGATTTATTTGAAGAAGAATACGGTAAAGAAGAAAATGACGATTTTTACCGCCTAGTCGATACTTTTTCTAATGATCGTAGTGATGCGCAATTACAAACGATTGTGAGCCGACTTTATGATTTTGCTAAGTCCCATCCCCGTCCGGAAGAATGGTTGCATCGTTTACCACAGCTCTATGATGTGGATGAAGAGACGACAAATATTGATGAATTACCGTTTATGGATGCATTGAAATTCGATATCGAGCTGCAGCTTGAAGGGGCGGAATCACTAGTTAATGAGTTGTTGATGATGGCGAAGATACCAGGGGGGCCGTCTCCAAGAATCGTGAATTTTACGGATGACCAACAAACGGTTCAACGGCTTCGAGAGTCTGTTGCGTCTTGGCGAAGCTTGTATGAAGAAATGCAGTCAGTGAAATTTTCTACTTTGAAAACTTGTAAAGGAGAGGAATATGATCCGGAGCTAGTTGAGAAATCAAAAGATATAAGAAACGAGTTAAAGAAAATCATTACTGCTTTAAAGGAAGACTATTTTTCTCGTAAGCCTGAAAGCTATTTGCGTGATATGAAGGAAATGAAAGAAGTAATTGCTGCTCTTGCTGGACTTGTGCAGAAGTTCACTGATAAGTTTCAAGTGATGAAACGAGAAAAAGGGATTGTCGATTTCGGTGATTTAGAGCATTTTGCTTTAGCCATTTTAGCCGATCCTAGAGAAGGAGAAGCTGAATTGGTTCCTTCTGAAGCCGCACTTTTGTATCAGAAGAAATTTAAAGAAGTGCTCTTAGATGAATATCAAGATGTCAATTTCGTGCAGGAGTCGATTATTCGTCTCGTGACATCAGGTGCAGAGGGAGAAGGCAACTTATTTATGGTTGGGGACGTGAAGCAAAGTATTTACCGTTTCCGTCTAGCGGAGCCGAATTTATTTTTGAGTAAATATAGAAGGTTTTCAACAACAGGTGAAAATACTGGTTTGCGGATTGATTTAGCGAAGAATTTTCGAAGTCGTCAAGAAGTGCTTGATGGAACGAATTATTTATTTAAGCAGATCATGGGTGTGAAAGTAGGAGAAATAGAATACGATTTACAAGCTGAACTTGTGAAGGGAGCGGACTATCCAGAGGAATTTGCTGTTCCTGTAGAAGTGACGATTATGGAGCAAGCAGGAACAGTTGAGCAAGAGGATGAAGCAGGCTTAGAAGATGCAGAGCAATCTCAGCTAGAGGCGAGATGGATTGTGCAAAAGATTAGAGAATTGGTGCAATCAAGATATCCGATCTATGATCCGAAAACGAACACAGAGCGTCCAATTCAATACCGTGACATTGTCATTTTGCTACGGTCAATGCCATGGGCGGGGGAAATCATGGAAGAGGGGCGACGAGCCGGAGTTCCGATCTATGCGAAGCTTTCCGGCGGTTATTTTCAAGCGACAGAAGTGGTCATTATGTTGTCATTGTTAAAAGTAATCGACAATCCGTATCAAGATATCCCGCTTGCTTCCGTGCTTCGTTCACCTATTGTTGACTGTTCGGAAAATGATTTAGCGATTATTCGCCTTGCCTCCAAAAAGAGCACGTATTATGAAGCGGTTCAAGCGTTTGCCAAAAAGAAGCCAGCTGCAGAACATGAAGCACTTCATGAAAAGATTAATAAATTTCTTGAGAAGCTTTTCAGTTGGAGAACCATCAGTAGAAATGGAGCCTTATCCTCTCTCATTTGGCAGCTGTATCGAGATACTCATTTTTATGATTTTGCAGGCGGTATGCCGGGAGGAAAGCAAAGGCAAGCCAATCTTCGTGCGCTTTATGACCGAGCAAAACAATATGAAGAAACATCCTTTAGAGGACTGTTCCGCTTTTTACGATTAATTGAACGGATTCAGGAGCGAGGGGATGATTTAAGTGAAGCGAAAGCCTTAAATGAGCAAGAGGATGTCGTTCGGTTAATGACCATTCACGCAAGTAAAGGGTTAGAGTTTCCTGTGGTTTTTGTTGTGGGGCTTGGCCGACAATTTAACTTAATGGATTTACGCCAATCCTATTTATTCGATAAAGACTACGGGATTGCTGCCAAGTATATTCATGTAGAAAAGCGAATTAGCTACCCATCATTGCCACAGCTTGCTTTAAGACGGAAAAAACGACTAGAACTATTAGCGGAAGAAATGCGTGTTCTCTATGTTGCATTAACGAGAGCAAAAGAGAAATTATTTTTACTTGGAACACAGAAAAATGTAGACAAATTGCTATCAAATTGGGAAAAAGGCCGGAGCAGTAAAGATTGGTTATTACATGATACAGACCGAGCGGCGGCTGTCTCTTATTTTGATTGGATTGGTCCAGCTCTTGTAAGGCATCGAGATTGGGCGCTCAGTGAGGGGCCAAGTCTAGACGTTCTTCCTGAAATCATTAGCCACCCTTCAAGGTGGAAGATAGAAACTGTGAAGCCGGAAAGCTTGCTAGAGATAGAGGGAGAGGATGATTCAGAACAGGGAGATTGGCAAAGTAAAGTAGAAAACAGTGAACCAATGGATATTTCTTCAACGTATAAACAAGAAATTATTGGGCGGATGAGCTGGCAATACTCGAATCCAATGGCGACTAAACTGCGCTCGAAGCAGTCGGTATCTGACTTAAAGCGGATGAATGAAATTTATAATGAAGGGGCAGAAAATGAACTAGTGAAAAGCTTTCAGCGTCCGATTTTCAATCGCCCGGCTTTCATGCAGGAAAAGACCCTTTCTCCAGCTGAAATCGGAACAGCTGTGCATACCGTGATGCAACATGTACCGCTACACGAGCCGCCAACAGAGACAGACATTCATTCTTTGCTAGAGGTGCTCATACAGCGAGAGCTATTGACGAATGAGCAGGCAGAGGTGATTAACCCGAATAGTATTGTTTCATTCTTTAAGACGGAAGTGGGGCAGATGCTGCTGAAATCCGATCATGTGTATCGCGAAACGCCATTTAATATGGGGGTAAAAGCAAGTGAATTACATGCGGATTGGAATGGTCTAGAAGAAATCGTGCTCGTCCAAGGAGTGATTGATTGTTTAATGGAAGTAGACGGCGAGCTTTACTTGCTCGATTATAAAACAGATAAAATAGCGGGTCGTTTTCCGGGAGGATTTGATGAGGCTCGTCCCGTGCTTGAAGCTCGTTACCGCTTGCAAATTGATTTGTACGCAAAAGCTGTTGAACAAATTTGGAAACGAAAGATTGCTCGAAAATATTTATTCTTTTTTGATGGGGCTTACGCGCTTCAACTAAATTAAATCTGTTGATAAAAGCCAGACTTTTTCACCATACAATAGGATGGTGGATAATTCTGGCTTTTTGTTTTTGGATTTTTATAGATTACCGATCGTTGGCTGATCGAGGCCGGTGGTATTAAATACTGCGTTATTGTTTAAACCAGTGTAAGTAACAATAAATGCTCCCGTATTCAACCCTCCTCCTCCTGCTGAGGATTTGACGCTGTTTTTGGGGGAGATGATTAATGTATCCCCATAATGAATAACACCACCAGACACAGAGAAAATTTGGAACGGACCAAGGACAGCGGGCATAAAAACCTCCCCTTCTACTTTTTATTCAGCGATCTGATAGGTTTCGTACATTTTTCAAAGTACAGTATCCGTTCGCTTGGCGGGCGGATCCAATTAAGGCAATCCCAGAAGTAGAAACTCCATTAATATCAATTTGCTTCACATGGATAAATGGATACAAGTTCAAAGTGGATATCCCAGATGTTTCTTTGGCGCAAATTACAGTTGGGGGTGGCAAGGGAATCCCAATCGGCTTTTTGTCATCGAACAAGTCTTCACTTTTTTGATGAGAAGCGAAGACGGAGGATTGGGTTGGGATTTGTTCAACGTCCCCGAATTCCATGACAGCGCCGAGTAGAACAGTGATGACATGAATGTGATCGACGATTGAGATACGCATAATTTTTATTTCAACCTTTTGTTAAAGCCGGACGTACGGAGTAATAATTATTGCTTCCGGCGGTGTATCGAGCGTAGAGTACAAGTGAATGGTGTCGGTATCGCCTATTTGAAAATAAGAAGAACTGGAAACACCAATGATTGAAATTTGCCCTACTTCAAGTTCTCGATTAATAACTTGCAAATTCACTATCATCACCCCATTTTAGGAAGTTTACTAATAAAGGCGAACAATGCCTGTTGAATATCTGTTTTTATTTTTGATAGTACAATCTCTTCTTGTTTTTCAGACGGTTCCCCCTTGCATTGATCGAGGTAAAAGCTGATTCTTTGCGGAAGTTGTTTAAATAAATCTTGTTTCATATGTTCCTTCACTTGCGGATCGACCGACTGCTGTAATTGACCTTCGTAGTCACTAATCATTGTATCAAGGTGTGTTTCAAGAAATTCTCTAGAGGCATCTAGCAGTTTAGGAAGTTGCTGTGCAGTTTTTGGTGTGTGCGAACTTGTTGAATCGACGGCATAATCTTTAATGGCACCTAATTCTGCAGGGTTTAAGCCGATGTTTAGTGTACCCGCCAGCGTTTCTACTTTTAATTGATCAAAAGAGTATTCAATTTTATCGACTGACATTGCTGGGCGATTCTTCAATTCAACTACCTCTTGTTGTAAGGCCTGCACAGTTTTTTTCAACGACTCTATTTGTTTTTGCTGGTATTGAATCCATTGCCAAACAATGTTGTTTTCTGGCGGTACTTCCATCGTGTTCCCTCCGTTCGAAATGAATTATCTAACTAGGTGGCTGCAACGGAATAAGAAATAGTGGGATTTTAG
Proteins encoded in this region:
- a CDS encoding spore germination protein, which gives rise to MPAVLGPFQIFSVSGGVIHYGDTLIISPKNSVKSSAGGGGLNTGAFIVTYTGLNNNAVFNTTGLDQPTIGNL
- the gerPC gene encoding spore germination protein GerPC, which encodes MEVPPENNIVWQWIQYQQKQIESLKKTVQALQQEVVELKNRPAMSVDKIEYSFDQLKVETLAGTLNIGLNPAELGAIKDYAVDSTSSHTPKTAQQLPKLLDASREFLETHLDTMISDYEGQLQQSVDPQVKEHMKQDLFKQLPQRISFYLDQCKGEPSEKQEEIVLSKIKTDIQQALFAFISKLPKMG
- a CDS encoding spore germination protein GerPE, translating into MRISIVDHIHVITVLLGAVMEFGDVEQIPTQSSVFASHQKSEDLFDDKKPIGIPLPPPTVICAKETSGISTLNLYPFIHVKQIDINGVSTSGIALIGSARQANGYCTLKNVRNLSDR
- the addA gene encoding helicase-exonuclease AddAB subunit AddA yields the protein MSKQLIPEKPAGATWTDDQWKAITATGTDILVAAAAGSGKTAVLVERIIRKVLNEDEPIDIDELLVVTFTNAAAAEMRHRIGIALEKAMESDPTSKHLRKQLSLLNKASISTLHSFCLEVIRKYYYLIDIDPSFRIADEAEGALLRDEALDDLFEEEYGKEENDDFYRLVDTFSNDRSDAQLQTIVSRLYDFAKSHPRPEEWLHRLPQLYDVDEETTNIDELPFMDALKFDIELQLEGAESLVNELLMMAKIPGGPSPRIVNFTDDQQTVQRLRESVASWRSLYEEMQSVKFSTLKTCKGEEYDPELVEKSKDIRNELKKIITALKEDYFSRKPESYLRDMKEMKEVIAALAGLVQKFTDKFQVMKREKGIVDFGDLEHFALAILADPREGEAELVPSEAALLYQKKFKEVLLDEYQDVNFVQESIIRLVTSGAEGEGNLFMVGDVKQSIYRFRLAEPNLFLSKYRRFSTTGENTGLRIDLAKNFRSRQEVLDGTNYLFKQIMGVKVGEIEYDLQAELVKGADYPEEFAVPVEVTIMEQAGTVEQEDEAGLEDAEQSQLEARWIVQKIRELVQSRYPIYDPKTNTERPIQYRDIVILLRSMPWAGEIMEEGRRAGVPIYAKLSGGYFQATEVVIMLSLLKVIDNPYQDIPLASVLRSPIVDCSENDLAIIRLASKKSTYYEAVQAFAKKKPAAEHEALHEKINKFLEKLFSWRTISRNGALSSLIWQLYRDTHFYDFAGGMPGGKQRQANLRALYDRAKQYEETSFRGLFRFLRLIERIQERGDDLSEAKALNEQEDVVRLMTIHASKGLEFPVVFVVGLGRQFNLMDLRQSYLFDKDYGIAAKYIHVEKRISYPSLPQLALRRKKRLELLAEEMRVLYVALTRAKEKLFLLGTQKNVDKLLSNWEKGRSSKDWLLHDTDRAAAVSYFDWIGPALVRHRDWALSEGPSLDVLPEIISHPSRWKIETVKPESLLEIEGEDDSEQGDWQSKVENSEPMDISSTYKQEIIGRMSWQYSNPMATKLRSKQSVSDLKRMNEIYNEGAENELVKSFQRPIFNRPAFMQEKTLSPAEIGTAVHTVMQHVPLHEPPTETDIHSLLEVLIQRELLTNEQAEVINPNSIVSFFKTEVGQMLLKSDHVYRETPFNMGVKASELHADWNGLEEIVLVQGVIDCLMEVDGELYLLDYKTDKIAGRFPGGFDEARPVLEARYRLQIDLYAKAVEQIWKRKIARKYLFFFDGAYALQLN